In the genome of Tannockella kyphosi, one region contains:
- a CDS encoding homoserine dehydrogenase, which yields MKIGVIGLGTVGFGVVDILSKEKDRLAKAIQEEVVLKYACGLEEIELPEGILYTKDYKEVVNDPEVDVVVELIGGTTIAKSIILESIYNKKHVVTANKALLAHDGKEIFKAAKENNVHIFYEASVGGGIPVLVSQKESFIANNTLEIAGILNGTTNFILSLMEKDNLSFEEALQIASDLGYVEANPALDLDGVDAAHKIAILAMNGFETYAPFDDIQPSGIRNVTKLDMDIAFKLGYRIKLIAQAKLVPGGIGIDVGATLVSLESLVANVMGSYNVVEINGDYVNDIVYYGRGAGRHVTASAVVSDIMKTVQERRWNHDYKEGTKVFPITLSKYYIRSSSVLPIEFLEYYSEKDNHVYIVDEIELSKLKQKLEGFEYVLFKVRG from the coding sequence ATGAAAATTGGGGTAATTGGACTTGGGACAGTCGGTTTTGGAGTAGTTGATATTTTATCAAAAGAGAAGGATCGCTTAGCTAAAGCAATCCAAGAAGAAGTAGTATTAAAATATGCTTGTGGTTTAGAAGAAATAGAGTTACCAGAAGGAATTCTTTATACAAAGGATTATAAGGAAGTAGTAAATGATCCTGAAGTAGATGTAGTAGTTGAATTAATTGGAGGTACTACTATTGCAAAAAGTATTATCTTAGAGTCTATTTATAATAAAAAACATGTTGTAACAGCTAATAAAGCTTTATTAGCTCATGATGGAAAAGAAATATTTAAAGCAGCCAAAGAAAATAATGTCCATATATTTTATGAAGCATCTGTTGGTGGAGGAATACCTGTTTTAGTAAGTCAAAAGGAAAGCTTTATCGCTAATAATACATTAGAGATAGCAGGTATCTTAAATGGGACAACTAACTTTATCTTATCTTTAATGGAAAAAGATAACTTATCTTTTGAAGAAGCTTTACAAATAGCAAGTGATTTAGGTTACGTAGAAGCAAATCCAGCATTGGATTTAGATGGAGTGGATGCTGCTCATAAAATAGCAATCCTAGCAATGAACGGCTTTGAAACATATGCTCCTTTTGATGATATTCAACCATCTGGTATCCGTAATGTTACCAAGTTAGATATGGATATTGCATTCAAACTAGGTTATCGTATTAAACTAATTGCTCAAGCTAAATTAGTTCCTGGTGGCATTGGAATTGATGTTGGGGCAACACTTGTAAGTTTAGAGTCTTTAGTAGCAAATGTAATGGGCTCTTATAACGTAGTTGAAATAAATGGTGACTATGTTAATGATATTGTCTACTATGGTCGTGGTGCTGGAAGACACGTCACTGCTAGTGCTGTTGTTAGTGATATTATGAAAACAGTACAAGAAAGACGTTGGAATCATGATTATAAAGAAGGTACTAAGGTGTTCCCTATTACCTTATCAAAATACTATATTCGTTCTTCTAGTGTTCTACCAATTGAATTCTTAGAATATTATAGTGAAAAAGATAATCATGTTTATATTGTAGATGAAATAGAATTATCAAAATTAAAACAAAAATTAGAAGGGTTTGAATATGTATTATTCAAAGTAAGAGGATAA